The Pseudoalteromonas aliena SW19 genome segment TTTGCACCAATCGCATCTGCTGACATATCACGTAAACTTACGTTGATAGTTTCATTTGCATTTGAACCAACTTGGAATTGTTTTGTACCGAATGAACCATCAATTAAGCTCGTACCACCAAACTTTGTGGTTTCAGAAATACGTGTTAGCTCTTGTTGAAGAGCGCCTACTTCTTTTTGTAGCGCTGCACGTGCATCCGCATCATTTGAACCATTCGCTGACTGTAGTGATAAATCACGCATACGCTGTAAGATGTTCGATGATTCTTGCATCGCACCCTCAGCCGTTTGTGCCATCGAAATACCATCATTCGCGTTACGTTGAGCAACACCTAAACCATTTACCTGTGATGTTAAGCGGTTTGCTATTTGTAGACCAGCCGCATCGTCTTTGGCACTG includes the following:
- a CDS encoding flagellin N-terminal helical domain-containing protein; the protein is VNTNTASLNAQRNLSKSSDALGTSMQRLSSGMKINSAKDDAAGLQIANRLTSQVNGLGVAQRNANDGISMAQTAEGAMQESSNILQRMRDLSLQSANGSNDADARAALQKEVGALQQELTRISETTKFGGTSLIDGSFGTKQFQVGSNANETINVSLRDMSADAIGA